The DNA segment TCTCATCCTCGGAGAGATTCTCTCAGAAGCCGGACTTCCCGAGGGAGCATTCAGCATCCTGCCCCTGGGCAGGGAGGACGCAGAAAACCTGGCCGGCGACCCTCGCATGAAACTTCTATCCTTTACGGGAAGCCCGGATGTGGGCTGGAGACTGAAGTCCCTTGCAGGACGCATGAAGGTCTCCCTGGAGCTGGGCGGCAATGCAGCCTGTGTCGTGGATGAGGGTGCGGATCTGGACAATGTCACTCAGAGAATCACGGCCGGCGCCTTCGGGCAGGCCGGCCAGAGCTGCATATCGGTTCAAAGAATCTTTGCCCATCGAAGCCTCTATGAGGAGCTTCGCGCAAAACTGCTCACTGCGGCCAAAGCTCTGAAGACCGGCGATCCCCTGGACGACAACACCGAGCTCGGCCCGCTCATCAGTCGCGGGGATGCAGAGCGCGTCGAGAACTGGATTCGAGAGGCAGTTGATCAGGGCGCGACCCTGCTTTGCGGAGGAACTCGCCACGACTCATGGATGGAGGCAAGCCTGCTGGAGAAAGTCCCCGACTCCCTGCCCCTCTCCTCTCAGGAGGCCTTTGGTCCGGTTGCCATTCTGGAAGCCTTCGACGACTTCCCCTCCGTTGTCGAAAGGGTAAACAAGTCGGAATACGGACTGCAGGCCGGCTTCTTTACCGACAATCTCGGGCATGCTTTTCACGCCTTTGAGAACTGTGAAGTCGGCGGTGTGGTCATCGGGGACATCCCCAGCCTGCGCGTGGATGCCATGCCCTATGGAGGGGTCAAGGCCAGTGGCCTGGGAAGAGAAGGGCTTCGTTTCGCCATCGAGGAAATGACTGAGCCTCGCCTGATGCTGCTTCGGAATCGACTGAATAAGTAGTTTTTCCCCTTTCTTCTTGACAGCCTTCTACAGAAAGATATTCTGGTGATGGTTCAATAATAGGGTTCGTGCATTCGGATGGAGTGAACCCAGAAACTGACCATTCTTGCCCTGGCTGGCAATTGACATGGCAGATCGCCTTAGCCGTACTGTCAATACTCCGGGGCGCGTCACAAAGGAGGACGCCGATGAAGTATTGCCTTGCCATTCTGGCCCTGGCTTTCATTTTTCCGACCAATGCCGATGCACTGGATTCATCCATTTACTCCAACTACACAATTCCAGAGTTTGAGTACCGGAGCTTCTATGTGGACGGGGATGACCTGCTGAACTGGACCAAGACCGGGGACGACTCCCGGACTTCTTTCAACTTCGGGGGTGATTACCGCTTCTTGAGCCAGTTCCACAGTCTTTCGTATTACTACGGCACAAACTTCGACATTGACTACGACAAGGACGGGGAAGCGGATGCCACGACTGTGATGCAGGATCGCCTGGACTTCGGTTTCCAGAAGTACCTTGGTTCTTACTCGGGACTGTCCTTTGGTGCAGACGCCTGGCTGGACCTGTCAAAGGAAGCGGATCTGGATCTGGAGAAGCTACTGGATCTGGATGTCTATGCAGGCATGGGGCGGCTCACCAATGCCCAGCCCCTTGCACAGGCCATAGCCATTGTAGATGAGGTAGGAGGAGACGATGGCAGTGTCGGGGAAATCGCTTCCATTATCGCCAAGGCCACCGACTATCAGGTGAAGTACAAGGATGACTGGACACTGAATTACTACGGTGACATTGCCGAGGCGCTCGGGAAGCCGGGGGCTGCCATGAAGGTTCAGCAAATTCTGACTGCTGCGATCTACAGCATTTCTCCCCGCTACACCGGGTACTACCTGAGGGGTGGCTACCACAACCAGTTCCTGACGGGCCTGGACCCGGCTCCCAAGGGCGGTGTTTTTGCAGAG comes from the Candidatus Krumholzibacteriia bacterium genome and includes:
- a CDS encoding aldehyde dehydrogenase family protein, whose protein sequence is MNRDFPFYLAGAASRSSQTLDVLCKASGEKLCEVAVADSRDLERALDAAVEAAPAMAKIPSWRRQEILTYVSGSIDRRREELAEVLARESGKTLKEARVEVGRAIETFKVAGEEALRIGGEWMPLDITPGTEELQSIQRRFPIGPCALITPFNFPLNLVAHKVGPAIAAGNPFIVKPASLTPVSALILGEILSEAGLPEGAFSILPLGREDAENLAGDPRMKLLSFTGSPDVGWRLKSLAGRMKVSLELGGNAACVVDEGADLDNVTQRITAGAFGQAGQSCISVQRIFAHRSLYEELRAKLLTAAKALKTGDPLDDNTELGPLISRGDAERVENWIREAVDQGATLLCGGTRHDSWMEASLLEKVPDSLPLSSQEAFGPVAILEAFDDFPSVVERVNKSEYGLQAGFFTDNLGHAFHAFENCEVGGVVIGDIPSLRVDAMPYGGVKASGLGREGLRFAIEEMTEPRLMLLRNRLNK